The following proteins are encoded in a genomic region of Triticum dicoccoides isolate Atlit2015 ecotype Zavitan chromosome 1B, WEW_v2.0, whole genome shotgun sequence:
- the LOC119305506 gene encoding uncharacterized protein LOC119305506, translating into MASMHRAPSHQLVTFPPVPEQNTGTEQAKQKLIKRPMAQGGDAAACRCSLPLLPLPPRLLLVVLVAMLTVALVAAPSARAAWVEDYPSGVPCGATIPVEQCDPGDAAANSACMDVCHYGGCRRGGRCVSLGFARGRGCHCRC; encoded by the exons ATGGCCAGCATGCACAGGGCGCCAAGCCATCAGCTTGTCACCTTCCCGCCCGTGCCCGAGCAGAACACCGGAACAGAGCAAGCGAAACAAAAGCTAATTAAGCGACCCATGGCCCAGGGAGGCGATGCCGCCGCGTGCCGCTGCAGTCTCCCCCTGCTGCCACTGCcaccgcgcctcctcctcgtcgtcctcgtcgccATGCTCACCG TGGCTTTGGTGGCGGCGCCGTCGGCGAGGGCGGCGTGGGTGGAGGACTACCCGTCGGGGGTGCCGTGCGGGGCGACGATCCCGGTGGAGCAGTGCGACCCGGGGGACGCGGCGGCCAACAGCGCCTGCATGGACGTGTGCCACTACGGCGGGTGCCGCCGCGGCGGCCGCTGCGTGTCGCTCGGCTTCGCCAGGGGCCGCGGCTGCCATTGCAGGTGCTAG